A window from Halomicrobium urmianum encodes these proteins:
- the ppsA gene encoding phosphoenolpyruvate synthase yields the protein MPVRWLEDITADDLASVGGKAASLGELAGAGLPVPPAFVVTADTYRTFVESTGIDEELFDAVDVDPEDSQALAEAAERARELITGTDLPESVREEILSAHEDLDHEAVAVRSSATAEDLPDASFAGQQETFLNVERADLLDRVRECWASLFTQRAIYYRAEQGFDHHTVDVAVVVQAMVDADASGVMFTSHPSTGAPQAVIEAAWGLGEGVVSGSVSPDNYVVDRQAGEVAEVTVADKKTKFVRDGGETVERAVPDDRREERVLTEDLLDRLLAVGERVEDHYGEPQDVEWAITGDPASEGGDDPRVYLLQSRPITTIDDAVAADADGAADGEAGGVADGGAMTAQGETGVLASGVGASPNAATGTVRLVRKLDQLDKVEGGDVIVTEMTTPDMVPAMKRAAAIVTDEGGMTSHAAIVSRELGVPAVVGTDGASDRLRDGQRVTVDGDTGTVRAGDEAAGGESDPATGDDAATDQTAADAGAGAAAGPSPTPKPMTGTEIKVNVSIPEAAERAAATGADGVGLLRIEHMVLSTGKTPRRYVEDHGEDAYVEELVDGIREVAEAFYPRPVRVRTLDAPTDEFRQLDGGADEPDEHNPMLGYRGIRRSLDQPDPFRLELSAVRKLYDMGYDNVELMLPLVTDAEDVVRAKSLMEEAGIDPDKRTWGVMVETPASALGVEELCETGIDFASFGTNDLTQYTLAVDRNNERVAGRFDELHPAVLDLIERTIDVCNDHDVATSICGQAGSKPEMVQFLVDEGVTSISANVDAVRDVQQEVKRVEQRLLLESVRE from the coding sequence ATGCCAGTACGCTGGCTCGAAGACATCACGGCCGACGACCTCGCGTCCGTCGGTGGCAAGGCGGCCTCGCTCGGCGAACTCGCCGGCGCGGGCCTGCCGGTCCCGCCGGCCTTCGTGGTCACCGCCGACACCTACCGCACGTTCGTCGAGTCCACCGGGATCGACGAGGAACTGTTCGACGCGGTCGACGTCGATCCCGAGGACTCCCAGGCGCTGGCCGAGGCCGCCGAGCGCGCCCGGGAACTGATCACCGGCACTGACCTCCCGGAGTCGGTACGCGAGGAGATTCTCTCGGCGCACGAGGACCTCGATCACGAGGCCGTCGCCGTCCGCTCGTCGGCCACCGCGGAGGACCTCCCCGACGCCTCCTTCGCCGGTCAGCAGGAGACGTTCCTCAACGTCGAGCGGGCCGACCTGCTGGACCGCGTCCGGGAGTGCTGGGCGTCGCTGTTCACCCAGCGGGCCATCTACTACCGGGCGGAGCAGGGGTTCGACCACCACACGGTCGACGTCGCCGTCGTCGTTCAGGCGATGGTCGACGCGGACGCGAGCGGCGTGATGTTCACGAGCCATCCCTCGACCGGCGCGCCGCAGGCCGTCATCGAGGCCGCCTGGGGGCTGGGCGAGGGCGTCGTCTCCGGGTCCGTCTCACCGGACAACTACGTCGTCGACCGCCAGGCCGGCGAGGTCGCCGAGGTGACTGTCGCCGACAAGAAGACGAAGTTCGTCCGCGACGGCGGCGAGACGGTCGAACGGGCCGTCCCGGACGACCGCCGCGAGGAGCGCGTCCTCACCGAGGACCTGCTGGACCGCCTGCTCGCCGTCGGCGAGCGCGTCGAGGACCACTACGGCGAACCCCAGGACGTCGAGTGGGCCATCACCGGCGACCCCGCGAGCGAGGGCGGTGACGACCCCCGGGTCTACCTCCTCCAGTCCCGGCCGATCACGACCATCGACGACGCCGTCGCGGCCGACGCCGACGGCGCGGCAGATGGCGAGGCGGGCGGCGTGGCAGACGGCGGCGCGATGACCGCCCAGGGGGAGACGGGCGTCCTCGCGTCCGGCGTCGGCGCCAGCCCCAACGCCGCGACGGGCACGGTCAGGCTCGTCCGGAAGCTCGACCAGCTGGACAAGGTCGAAGGGGGCGACGTCATCGTCACGGAGATGACGACCCCGGACATGGTACCGGCGATGAAGCGGGCCGCCGCCATCGTCACCGACGAGGGCGGGATGACCAGCCACGCCGCCATCGTCTCCCGAGAACTGGGCGTCCCCGCCGTCGTTGGAACCGACGGCGCTTCGGACCGCCTGCGCGACGGCCAGCGGGTCACCGTCGACGGCGACACCGGCACGGTCCGGGCCGGCGACGAGGCGGCCGGCGGCGAGTCCGATCCGGCGACCGGGGACGACGCAGCGACGGACCAGACGGCCGCCGACGCCGGGGCCGGCGCGGCCGCCGGACCGTCGCCGACCCCCAAGCCCATGACGGGCACGGAGATCAAGGTCAACGTCTCCATCCCGGAGGCGGCCGAGCGGGCGGCGGCCACCGGGGCCGACGGCGTCGGTCTCCTGCGCATCGAGCACATGGTGCTCTCGACGGGCAAGACGCCGCGGCGCTACGTCGAGGACCACGGCGAGGACGCCTACGTCGAGGAGCTCGTCGACGGCATCCGGGAGGTCGCCGAGGCGTTCTACCCGCGGCCGGTCCGCGTCCGGACGCTGGACGCCCCGACCGACGAGTTCCGCCAGCTCGACGGCGGCGCCGACGAGCCCGACGAGCACAACCCCATGCTGGGCTACCGGGGGATCAGGCGGAGCCTCGACCAGCCCGACCCGTTCCGACTGGAGCTGTCGGCCGTCCGGAAGCTCTACGACATGGGCTACGACAACGTCGAGCTGATGCTCCCGCTGGTCACCGACGCGGAGGACGTCGTCCGCGCGAAGTCGCTCATGGAAGAGGCGGGCATCGACCCCGACAAGCGGACCTGGGGCGTCATGGTCGAGACGCCCGCCAGTGCGCTCGGCGTCGAGGAGCTGTGCGAGACGGGCATCGACTTCGCCTCGTTCGGAACGAACGACCTCACGCAGTACACCCTCGCCGTCGACCGGAACAACGAGCGGGTCGCCGGCCGTTTCGACGAACTGCACCCGGCCGTGCTGGACCTCATCGAGCGGACCATCGACGTCTGCAACGACCACGACGTGGCCACGAGCATCTGCGGCCAGGCCGGCTCGAAGCCGGAGATGGTCCAGTTCCTCGTCGACGAGGGCGTCACCTCCATCTCGGCCAACGTCGACGCCGTCCGCGACGTCCAGCAGGAGGTCAAGCGCGTCGAGCAGCGACTCCTGCTCGAATCGGTTCGGGAATAG
- a CDS encoding segregation and condensation protein A, whose product MTSESPEDQRDEGGSTTSSGERSDPRDSEGSGESEAERSEASDSERGGTTRERSEPEPSETRAGSEATRERDDGESGDNIPLNIAGHEDRDPPGESDAGDLFGDDASADSGSDDSSENGETPAAAEAADDADGDEEVEPVEVLVQLAEEGEIDPWDIDVVQVTDKFLEVIDESDLQTSGRALFYASVLIRMKSDAMLGDDEDEEEPEEPWEAAMRGEESLDQPDPFSALDREMDRRLERKRARGMPQTLDELVHDLREAERDSWWKESRSYDTSDSPSGFRRGTQELDYRGADDLRMDDEPTADEVTANTHGEDMDAIVDDVMAAVREQFDAGRDEVLYREVEEVGGSRVETFLGLLFLAHRGRVELRQDDLFGDLWIRNPDAATGSDEAVAD is encoded by the coding sequence ATGACTAGCGAGTCGCCCGAGGACCAACGGGACGAGGGGGGCTCGACAACATCGAGCGGGGAGCGGAGCGACCCGCGAGATAGCGAGGGGTCCGGCGAGAGCGAGGCCGAGCGTAGTGAGGCCTCGGATAGTGAGCGGGGAGGCACGACCCGCGAACGGAGTGAGCCGGAGCCCTCGGAAACGCGAGCGGGGAGCGAAGCGACCCGCGAGCGGGACGATGGGGAATCTGGCGACAACATTCCTCTGAACATCGCAGGCCACGAGGATCGCGACCCGCCCGGAGAATCCGACGCCGGCGACCTGTTCGGCGACGACGCGTCGGCTGATTCAGGCTCCGACGACTCCTCTGAGAACGGCGAGACGCCCGCAGCCGCCGAAGCCGCTGACGACGCGGACGGCGACGAGGAGGTCGAACCCGTCGAGGTCCTCGTCCAGCTGGCCGAGGAGGGCGAGATCGATCCGTGGGACATCGACGTGGTGCAGGTCACCGACAAGTTCCTCGAGGTCATCGACGAGTCGGACCTCCAGACGTCCGGTCGGGCGCTGTTCTACGCGTCGGTGCTGATCCGGATGAAGAGCGACGCGATGCTCGGCGACGACGAGGACGAGGAGGAGCCCGAAGAGCCCTGGGAGGCGGCGATGCGGGGCGAGGAGTCGCTGGACCAGCCCGACCCCTTCTCCGCGCTCGACCGGGAGATGGACCGGCGGCTGGAGCGCAAGCGCGCCCGCGGGATGCCCCAGACGCTGGACGAACTGGTTCACGACCTCCGGGAGGCCGAGCGCGACTCCTGGTGGAAGGAGTCCCGGAGCTACGACACCAGCGACTCTCCCTCGGGCTTCCGGCGGGGGACACAGGAGCTGGACTACCGCGGGGCCGACGACCTGCGGATGGACGACGAGCCGACGGCCGACGAGGTGACCGCCAACACCCACGGCGAGGACATGGACGCCATCGTCGACGACGTCATGGCGGCGGTCCGCGAGCAGTTCGACGCCGGCCGCGACGAGGTGCTGTACCGCGAAGTCGAGGAGGTCGGCGGGTCGCGCGTCGAGACGTTCCTCGGCCTGCTCTTTCTGGCCCACCGCGGCCGCGTCGAACTCCGTCAGGACGACCTGTTCGGCGACCTGTGGATCCGGAACCCCGACGCGGCGACGGGCTCCGACGAGGCCGTCGCGGACTGA
- the mfnA gene encoding tyrosine decarboxylase MfnA, giving the protein MQRAEPQEFERVLSSMCTEPHPAAREAAERFLATNPGDPGTYERVAELEAEAVETLGTITGLPEPEGYVTSGGTEANIQAVRIARNRAETDDPNVVAPEHAHFSFRKAAETLSVELRTAPATNYRADVDAMAELIDGDTVCVVGVAGTTEYGQVDPIPAIADLAADAGALCHVDAAWGGFYLPFTDHRWHFGHADVDTLTIDPHKVGQAAVPAGGLLVRSADLLDELAIDTPYLESTSQVTLTGTRSGAGVASAVAAMDALWPDGYRETYDREMDNAEWLADQLAARGHDVVGPELPLVAADLSRPMAAELRERDWRVSKTSAGELRVVCMPHVTRSMLRSFVDDLDWY; this is encoded by the coding sequence ATGCAGCGGGCCGAGCCCCAGGAGTTCGAGCGGGTCCTCTCCTCGATGTGTACCGAACCGCACCCGGCGGCCCGCGAGGCCGCGGAGCGGTTCCTCGCCACCAACCCGGGCGACCCCGGCACGTACGAGCGGGTCGCCGAACTGGAGGCCGAGGCCGTCGAGACCCTCGGAACGATCACGGGCCTGCCCGAACCGGAGGGGTACGTCACTAGCGGCGGCACGGAGGCCAATATCCAGGCCGTCCGCATCGCGCGCAACCGGGCGGAGACCGACGATCCGAACGTCGTCGCGCCGGAGCACGCCCACTTCTCCTTCCGGAAGGCGGCCGAGACACTGAGCGTGGAACTGCGGACCGCGCCCGCCACCAACTACCGCGCCGACGTCGACGCGATGGCGGAGCTGATCGACGGCGACACCGTCTGCGTCGTCGGCGTCGCCGGCACGACGGAGTACGGTCAGGTCGATCCGATCCCGGCCATCGCCGACCTGGCGGCCGACGCCGGCGCGCTGTGTCACGTCGACGCGGCGTGGGGCGGCTTCTACCTCCCCTTCACCGACCACCGCTGGCACTTCGGCCACGCCGACGTGGACACGCTCACCATCGACCCCCACAAGGTCGGCCAGGCGGCGGTGCCCGCCGGCGGCCTGCTTGTGCGGTCGGCCGATCTGCTGGACGAACTCGCCATCGACACGCCCTACCTGGAGTCGACGTCACAGGTGACGCTGACCGGCACGCGCTCCGGCGCGGGCGTCGCCAGCGCCGTCGCAGCCATGGACGCGCTGTGGCCGGACGGCTACCGCGAGACCTACGACCGGGAGATGGACAACGCGGAGTGGCTCGCCGACCAGCTGGCCGCCCGCGGCCACGACGTCGTCGGGCCGGAACTCCCGCTGGTCGCCGCCGACCTGTCGCGACCGATGGCCGCGGAGCTCCGGGAGCGGGACTGGCGCGTCTCCAAGACGTCTGCGGGCGAGTTGCGCGTCGTCTGCATGCCCCACGTCACCCGGTCGATGCTGCGCTCGTTCGTCGACGACCTCGACTGGTACTGA
- a CDS encoding LiaF transmembrane domain-containing protein, translated as MSTARRRVPTQVLFGLAVLLAGLLLLLDTTGTYDTSVLWRFVPSLFVLLGLYAIAVSGFRNLFGPVVVVIVAGLWQLSALGLVDAAELGSLWPLLVVLFGLSLLLSHYRRSPAATPDSHVSSMAVLGGSETRVTTDQFTGADLTALFGAATVDLRDATVPEKPAHVNAIAMFGGVEIVVPREWNVRLDVLPILGGVSDDRVRSADVHDEVDLVVTGLVAFGGVAVED; from the coding sequence ATGTCGACCGCCCGTCGACGCGTCCCCACTCAGGTCCTGTTCGGGCTCGCAGTCCTCCTCGCGGGCCTGTTGCTCCTGCTCGACACCACCGGCACGTACGACACGTCGGTCCTCTGGCGGTTCGTCCCGTCGCTGTTCGTCCTGCTCGGACTGTACGCCATCGCGGTCAGCGGCTTCCGCAACCTCTTCGGACCGGTCGTGGTGGTGATCGTCGCCGGCCTCTGGCAGCTCTCCGCGCTCGGACTGGTCGACGCAGCGGAACTCGGATCTCTGTGGCCGCTGCTGGTGGTCCTGTTCGGGCTCTCGCTGCTACTCAGCCACTACCGCCGGAGCCCCGCCGCGACGCCCGACTCGCACGTCTCCTCGATGGCCGTCCTCGGCGGTAGCGAGACGCGCGTGACGACCGACCAGTTCACCGGTGCCGATCTGACGGCTCTCTTCGGCGCGGCGACCGTCGACCTCCGCGACGCGACCGTTCCGGAGAAGCCGGCGCACGTGAACGCGATCGCGATGTTCGGCGGCGTCGAGATCGTCGTGCCGCGGGAGTGGAACGTCAGGCTGGACGTCCTGCCGATCCTCGGCGGCGTCAGCGACGATCGCGTCCGCAGCGCCGACGTCCACGACGAGGTCGACCTGGTCGTGACCGGTCTGGTCGCCTTCGGCGGAGTGGCGGTCGAGGACTGA
- a CDS encoding PhzF family phenazine biosynthesis protein, giving the protein METRRALLVDAFADEPLSGNPAGVVPDAAGLTEDQMRAVASELGASETAFVRPGDEGEGREVRYFTPEEEVDLCGHATIATYAALFERGEIDAGTHTAQTAAGDLAVDVGEDDEVWMEQAAAEVAAVDVDHADAADALGIDVAALRDVGADLPLARASTGFPFLVVPVNYFEHLRDASPDQGAIADLCERADARGLYAFTFDALDRESTLHARAFAPLAGIPEDPVTGTGAGACGAYLRRHGALDGEFDEIAVEQGHLLDRPGTVRVETDGHDVRVGGRAVTAMDGEITVPENDDDDIVVA; this is encoded by the coding sequence ATGGAGACACGACGGGCGCTGCTGGTGGACGCCTTCGCCGACGAGCCGCTCTCGGGCAACCCCGCCGGCGTGGTTCCCGACGCGGCCGGGCTGACCGAGGACCAGATGCGCGCGGTCGCGAGCGAACTGGGTGCCAGCGAGACGGCGTTCGTCCGGCCGGGCGACGAGGGCGAGGGCCGCGAGGTCCGCTACTTCACGCCCGAGGAGGAGGTCGATCTCTGCGGCCACGCGACGATTGCGACCTACGCGGCCCTCTTCGAGCGGGGCGAGATCGACGCCGGGACGCACACCGCGCAGACGGCCGCGGGTGACCTGGCCGTCGACGTCGGCGAGGACGACGAGGTCTGGATGGAGCAGGCCGCGGCGGAGGTGGCGGCCGTCGACGTCGACCACGCCGACGCGGCCGACGCGCTGGGGATCGACGTGGCGGCCCTGCGGGACGTCGGGGCCGACCTCCCGCTGGCCCGGGCGTCGACGGGCTTTCCCTTCCTGGTAGTGCCCGTCAACTACTTCGAGCACCTGCGCGACGCGAGCCCGGACCAGGGGGCGATCGCCGACCTCTGCGAGCGGGCCGACGCCAGGGGGCTGTACGCCTTCACCTTCGACGCCCTCGACCGCGAGTCGACGCTGCACGCGCGGGCGTTCGCTCCGCTGGCGGGCATCCCGGAGGACCCGGTCACGGGGACGGGAGCGGGCGCCTGCGGGGCCTACCTCCGGCGCCACGGCGCGCTCGACGGCGAGTTCGACGAGATCGCCGTCGAGCAGGGCCACCTGCTGGACCGCCCGGGCACGGTCCGCGTCGAGACCGACGGCCACGACGTCCGGGTCGGCGGCCGCGCGGTCACCGCGATGGACGGGGAGATCACGGTCCCGGAGAACGACGACGACGACATCGTCGTCGCGTGA
- a CDS encoding YqaA family protein — protein sequence MKVVVPLEGLPVLLASCPTTGDPVGFERAVCTATGPVGLLLIGVYSFLIAFVLPLPSEIVLAPASSLRLGLPTSLDLAVVIVISGLGKAAGSVFAFHLGQEAKQSGPVVRFLRRSRFDVVAWSERRTVELAQQFGYVGLALALSVPGFPDTLSIYAFSVLEEDYLKFALATFAGSVGRLLVTLGLIGGASLAF from the coding sequence CTGAAAGTAGTTGTGCCACTCGAGGGCCTCCCAGTGTTGCTCGCCAGTTGCCCGACGACGGGCGATCCCGTCGGCTTCGAGCGGGCGGTCTGTACCGCGACCGGGCCCGTCGGCCTGCTCCTCATCGGAGTCTACTCCTTCCTGATCGCGTTCGTCCTCCCGCTGCCGAGCGAGATCGTGCTGGCCCCGGCCTCGTCGCTCCGCCTGGGGCTCCCGACGAGCCTCGACCTCGCGGTGGTCATCGTGATCTCCGGGCTGGGCAAGGCCGCCGGGAGCGTCTTCGCCTTCCACCTCGGCCAGGAGGCAAAGCAATCCGGCCCCGTCGTTCGGTTCCTCCGGCGGTCCCGGTTCGACGTCGTCGCCTGGTCCGAGCGCCGGACCGTCGAACTCGCCCAGCAGTTCGGCTACGTCGGGCTCGCGCTGGCCCTGAGCGTCCCCGGCTTCCCCGACACGCTCTCCATCTACGCCTTCTCCGTCTTGGAGGAGGACTACCTGAAGTTCGCGCTGGCCACATTCGCCGGCAGCGTCGGGCGACTGCTCGTGACGCTTGGCCTCATCGGCGGGGCCTCTCTGGCGTTCTGA
- a CDS encoding AEC family transporter: MSLLSIFASSILPVVAMAATGYALARITDVEADALNTVTVYVLAPALVVHSLTTSALGGGTIVRVVGVVGAFTLAMLVVSEGFGRLSGRSEPLLGAFVLVTIFPNTGNYGIPLADFAFGPEGRSTAVLVTALQGVMLYTLGIYVAARGGEGDALSSMRRVFSVPLVYAVVVALAARWLGLVPPTEGTLMSTLELLGNASIPIMLLILGIQLANADVSGALRPVAGASAMRLLIAPVVALAVTLGTASLIGFENQVVARVVVLLLGTPTGVTPIILVGAFSSIGADDGLSPSAFVSATVLVTTVASVVTVTALVALLQSGAVL, from the coding sequence GTGTCGCTGCTGAGCATCTTCGCCTCGTCCATCCTCCCAGTGGTCGCGATGGCCGCGACGGGCTACGCCCTCGCGCGGATCACCGACGTCGAGGCGGACGCGCTGAACACGGTCACGGTGTACGTCCTCGCGCCGGCGCTGGTCGTCCACAGCCTGACCACGTCGGCGCTGGGCGGTGGGACCATCGTCCGGGTCGTCGGCGTCGTCGGCGCGTTCACGCTCGCGATGCTCGTCGTCTCGGAGGGGTTCGGTCGCCTCTCCGGGCGCTCCGAGCCGCTGCTGGGCGCGTTCGTCCTCGTAACGATTTTCCCGAACACCGGCAACTACGGCATCCCGCTGGCCGACTTCGCCTTCGGCCCGGAGGGCCGGAGCACGGCCGTCCTCGTCACGGCGCTACAGGGGGTCATGTTGTACACGCTCGGGATCTACGTCGCCGCGCGCGGCGGCGAGGGCGACGCGCTGTCGAGCATGCGCCGCGTGTTCAGCGTCCCGCTGGTGTACGCCGTCGTCGTCGCGCTGGCGGCCCGCTGGCTCGGCCTCGTCCCGCCGACGGAGGGGACGCTGATGTCGACGCTGGAACTGCTGGGCAACGCCTCCATCCCGATCATGCTGCTCATCCTCGGGATTCAACTGGCCAACGCAGACGTGAGCGGCGCCCTCCGGCCCGTCGCCGGCGCGTCGGCCATGCGGCTCCTGATCGCCCCCGTCGTCGCGCTGGCCGTGACGCTGGGAACGGCCTCCCTGATCGGCTTCGAGAATCAAGTCGTCGCGCGCGTGGTCGTCCTCTTGCTGGGGACGCCCACCGGCGTGACTCCGATCATCCTCGTCGGCGCCTTCAGTAGCATCGGCGCTGACGACGGCCTCTCGCCCAGTGCGTTCGTCAGCGCGACCGTGCTCGTGACGACCGTCGCCAGCGTCGTCACGGTGACGGCGCTGGTCGCTCTCCTCCAGTCCGGAGCCGTCCTCTAG